In a single window of the Leptospira sanjuanensis genome:
- a CDS encoding glycosyltransferase family 9 protein, translating to MNLLVMRFSAMGDVALMAPAIIAIAAKYTNIQLTIVTRGNYAPFFYNIPNVNVVGFNLKRYRGLLGLYRLFKEINKLGPYEKVIDLHSSVRSRLISFLFLIRGIGVFRIVKGRKEKLRQIRQKRKVLNPLPHTVDRYLKVFENAGYPATVRKGPWINVDPESKMFAKEFFQSQNIQKKESLWIGFAPFAGHALKEWPREKSRSLLRLLLDEFPGVKIFLFGSKEESKILEEWSRGLEESIKIVSGGKLGIRGELGIMERMDIMIGMDSSNVHIAALLKRPVIGIYGTTHPYSGFAPFGQEDSGVLQIDNLPCRPCSIYGNTTCYRKDFACMEWIQPEDVIKRIRVVYNINTLF from the coding sequence ATGAATCTGTTAGTCATGCGGTTTTCGGCCATGGGAGACGTCGCACTCATGGCGCCGGCGATCATTGCGATCGCCGCAAAATATACGAATATCCAGCTAACGATCGTTACCAGAGGAAACTACGCTCCGTTCTTTTACAATATTCCGAACGTTAACGTCGTGGGGTTCAACCTCAAACGATACCGCGGACTTCTCGGACTTTATCGTCTTTTTAAGGAAATCAACAAACTCGGTCCGTATGAAAAAGTCATCGACCTTCATTCTTCCGTTCGTTCCCGATTGATCAGTTTTCTTTTTTTGATCCGCGGCATCGGTGTGTTTCGAATCGTAAAGGGAAGAAAGGAAAAACTCAGACAGATCCGTCAAAAACGGAAAGTCTTAAATCCACTGCCGCATACCGTGGACCGTTATCTCAAAGTTTTCGAAAACGCGGGATATCCCGCAACCGTAAGAAAGGGACCTTGGATCAACGTGGACCCCGAGTCTAAAATGTTCGCGAAGGAATTTTTCCAATCCCAGAATATTCAAAAAAAGGAAAGTCTTTGGATCGGATTCGCTCCGTTTGCGGGGCACGCACTCAAAGAATGGCCCCGCGAAAAAAGCAGATCCTTGCTCCGGCTTCTCCTGGATGAATTTCCGGGAGTGAAAATTTTTCTCTTCGGTTCCAAAGAAGAATCCAAAATCTTAGAAGAATGGAGCCGAGGTCTGGAAGAATCCATCAAGATCGTTTCGGGCGGTAAGCTCGGAATCCGAGGAGAACTCGGGATCATGGAAAGGATGGATATTATGATCGGAATGGATTCATCGAACGTTCATATCGCGGCGCTTTTAAAAAGGCCCGTGATCGGAATCTACGGGACCACTCACCCTTATTCCGGTTTTGCCCCGTTCGGCCAGGAAGATTCCGGAGTATTACAAATCGATAATTTACCTTGCAGACCTTGCAGTATCTACGGAAACACGACCTGTTATCGGAAAGACTTCGCTTGTATGGAATGGATTCAACCCGAAGACGTAATCAAACGCATTCGGGTCGTTTACAATATCAACACCCTCTTTTGA
- a CDS encoding phospholipase D-like domain-containing protein, whose translation MRRSFVSWSLLLVFSCANDADSKLFWMDWSLPRKIQSFFSFPGRYTPLSQKRNVRDSILKRIETAEVSIDLWIYSFDDPEILAALQRAAKRGITISIVADPDKDYPQELVRLGLFRRWERSGLQHSKILIVDRKTVFLGSGNFTWYGLENDLNGYVSFDLFETERESFYSFLEEDPGIDVLEIPPFQFYISPEKGRLIQNLILRDVDSSKESVRYLIFDHFDSVLTSRLAYANRRGVSVQGVYDSPVDEEGKFLANAFDRTDSKIFGDGNEETISGDSFGKGGLLHHKTMLIDGKILLSGSYNFSVSARDSNREILFRTTDASLVEAYSREWDRVAASAIRFQPTVTFDFLNAPSSLASTSDAGSDSFSFGFPENAIPVGFEQTLCRSNTFSEESVFFESGAGFFRMILEYSYDPGETCKVVSDFSAASSGFTGKRTNHPVKTRNFRKNSSLRTKKGNTLLTTEKEDSLSRFESKPTFLFVPKYFSTVTGNLFLPDEPLRSGKFPNLRAVLLYQRGNGPVEISWTAAGNIFSAIPHQAEGMLFLEYDNAFLGFCFHEYSKKGMEYSELIPEMLSYRESVLKPNLRFSFEADAMENRRNWGTYCYRY comes from the coding sequence ATGAGACGGTCGTTTGTTTCGTGGTCCTTGCTTCTGGTTTTTTCCTGCGCCAATGACGCTGATTCAAAATTGTTTTGGATGGATTGGAGCCTACCTCGCAAGATTCAAAGTTTCTTTTCCTTTCCGGGAAGATATACTCCTTTGTCTCAAAAGAGAAACGTTCGAGACTCGATTTTAAAACGAATCGAAACCGCAGAGGTTTCGATCGATCTCTGGATTTACTCGTTCGACGATCCGGAGATTCTGGCCGCGCTCCAAAGAGCCGCAAAAAGAGGAATCACCATTTCCATCGTCGCGGATCCGGATAAGGATTATCCGCAGGAGTTGGTTCGATTGGGGTTGTTCCGAAGATGGGAGCGGTCCGGTTTACAACATTCTAAAATACTCATCGTCGATCGGAAGACTGTCTTTTTGGGTTCCGGAAATTTTACCTGGTATGGATTGGAAAACGATCTGAACGGATATGTGAGTTTTGATCTTTTTGAAACGGAGCGGGAATCCTTTTACTCCTTTCTGGAAGAAGATCCGGGAATCGACGTTCTTGAAATCCCTCCGTTTCAATTTTATATTTCGCCCGAAAAAGGAAGATTGATTCAAAATCTGATCTTACGGGACGTCGATTCATCGAAAGAATCGGTTCGATATCTGATCTTTGATCATTTTGATTCCGTTTTGACGTCCCGTCTCGCGTATGCAAATCGAAGAGGTGTCTCCGTCCAAGGAGTTTACGATTCTCCCGTGGATGAGGAAGGAAAATTTCTGGCAAACGCGTTCGATCGCACGGATTCGAAAATTTTCGGAGACGGAAACGAGGAAACGATTTCCGGCGATTCGTTCGGGAAGGGCGGACTTTTGCATCACAAGACGATGTTGATCGACGGTAAAATTCTCCTTTCGGGTTCCTATAATTTTTCGGTCAGCGCCAGAGATAGCAATCGGGAAATCCTTTTTCGAACGACCGATGCGTCTTTGGTGGAAGCGTATTCTCGGGAATGGGACCGCGTTGCGGCGAGCGCAATTCGATTTCAACCCACGGTTACATTCGATTTTTTGAATGCGCCGAGTTCATTGGCATCCACGTCCGATGCCGGATCGGATTCGTTTTCGTTCGGATTTCCAGAGAACGCAATTCCGGTCGGATTCGAACAAACCCTTTGTCGATCGAATACTTTCTCCGAGGAATCTGTCTTTTTTGAATCGGGCGCGGGATTCTTTAGAATGATTTTAGAATATTCTTATGATCCCGGAGAAACATGCAAAGTTGTTTCGGATTTTTCCGCAGCTTCCAGCGGATTTACCGGAAAAAGAACGAATCATCCCGTGAAAACGAGAAACTTTCGGAAAAATTCCTCCTTGCGTACTAAAAAAGGAAACACGCTTTTAACGACGGAAAAGGAGGATTCTCTCTCTCGTTTCGAATCGAAACCGACGTTTTTGTTTGTGCCGAAGTATTTCTCAACTGTAACTGGAAATTTGTTTTTACCCGATGAACCGTTGCGAAGCGGGAAGTTCCCGAATCTCCGAGCGGTTTTATTGTATCAAAGAGGAAACGGTCCCGTTGAAATTTCTTGGACGGCGGCGGGAAATATCTTTTCGGCGATCCCGCATCAAGCCGAAGGAATGTTGTTTTTGGAATACGACAACGCCTTTCTCGGTTTTTGCTTTCATGAATATTCTAAAAAAGGAATGGAATATTCCGAATTGATTCCGGAAATGCTTTCGTATCGAGAAAGCGTTTTAAAACCGAATCTTCGTTTTTCATTCGAAGCGGATGCGATGGAAAATCGAAGGAATTGGGGAACGTATTGCTATCGTTATTAA
- a CDS encoding patatin-like phospholipase family protein has translation MARKIHPEILKFLSGISLFQKLSPAVLTRIYQNIEERNVYNHDVIYYRGDISDKLFIVRHGEVMLTFGESGKAVKYLGEGEFFAENSLMTRTQHGGSAIAVMDTLLYVLDGHFFLKLAEKEPVLSGNLIRLMSNRFREHLEPADKLSSLPRRMICHVPLEEVQGYKEKLDAIVKIGGYSHEGKMTLVPMESFEKNSVQDAIRKLSQLRTQFPVIHLYFQHPGLKPELDKLLLQADQIVFWEDNPERNQKKKTEIITYFRSRIRNFAGRTIRYVDSVNTIRPEDSVKHQKIFHKEETFSRYLVSRTRGLALGGGGARALAHVGLLRVLERENIKVDVVSGASFGAVIAALYARGENTDTIHKMIYKFFGGIDKPFDPTVPLVSFFKGKKMNRMLKDAFGSALIEDLKIPFVTSAVDLHSGEEYVMDRGPVWEALAAAMSLPGMFPPVFHGDHLLVDGGVINNVPENLIRQRGADVILSANVSPLRDEAIVRLLEDRKITGKSFFKNLWEDLKYPPILKIMGRAITLEGREITKLRKDKMDLFINLHIEEFSFFDFNKFREIIRKGEEEAEAHLEEIYELFYPGKKFSKKKR, from the coding sequence ATGGCACGAAAAATTCATCCTGAAATTCTGAAATTTCTTTCCGGGATATCCTTGTTTCAAAAATTATCACCGGCTGTTCTGACTCGGATCTACCAAAACATCGAGGAAAGGAACGTTTACAATCACGACGTAATCTACTATCGCGGTGATATATCGGATAAGCTTTTTATAGTTCGACACGGCGAGGTGATGCTTACGTTCGGAGAATCGGGAAAGGCCGTAAAGTATCTGGGAGAAGGAGAATTCTTTGCCGAAAACAGTTTGATGACACGGACGCAGCACGGCGGCTCGGCGATCGCGGTCATGGACACGTTGTTATACGTTTTGGACGGTCATTTCTTTTTAAAACTCGCGGAAAAGGAACCGGTGCTATCGGGAAACCTCATTCGGTTGATGAGCAATCGGTTTCGGGAACATCTCGAACCTGCGGATAAACTGAGTTCTCTTCCAAGAAGAATGATCTGTCACGTTCCTCTCGAAGAAGTGCAAGGATATAAGGAAAAGTTAGACGCCATCGTAAAGATCGGAGGTTATTCTCACGAAGGAAAGATGACCCTGGTTCCGATGGAATCCTTCGAGAAAAACAGCGTTCAAGATGCGATCCGAAAACTCTCCCAATTGCGAACCCAGTTTCCGGTCATTCATTTATACTTTCAGCATCCCGGCTTAAAACCGGAACTCGATAAACTTCTGCTTCAAGCCGATCAGATCGTATTCTGGGAAGACAACCCGGAACGAAATCAAAAGAAGAAAACCGAAATCATCACATACTTCCGATCCAGAATCCGCAACTTCGCGGGAAGGACGATCCGTTACGTGGATTCGGTCAATACGATCCGACCGGAAGACAGCGTAAAACACCAGAAAATCTTTCATAAGGAAGAGACCTTCTCGCGTTATCTCGTTTCTAGAACGAGGGGACTTGCGTTAGGCGGAGGAGGCGCAAGAGCGCTCGCGCATGTGGGGCTTTTACGAGTATTAGAAAGAGAGAATATAAAAGTGGACGTGGTTTCCGGCGCTTCGTTCGGAGCGGTCATCGCCGCTTTGTATGCGAGAGGGGAAAATACGGATACGATCCACAAGATGATCTATAAATTCTTCGGCGGAATCGATAAACCTTTCGATCCTACGGTCCCTCTTGTATCGTTCTTCAAAGGAAAGAAGATGAACCGTATGCTCAAAGATGCGTTCGGTTCCGCATTGATCGAGGACTTGAAAATTCCTTTCGTAACTTCCGCGGTGGATCTTCACAGCGGCGAGGAATATGTGATGGATCGAGGCCCGGTTTGGGAGGCGCTCGCCGCAGCGATGAGTTTGCCGGGAATGTTTCCGCCGGTTTTTCACGGGGATCATCTGCTTGTCGACGGAGGAGTGATCAATAATGTTCCCGAAAATTTAATCCGACAAAGAGGAGCGGATGTCATCCTCTCCGCGAACGTTTCTCCGTTACGGGACGAGGCGATCGTGAGACTTCTCGAAGACAGAAAGATCACGGGAAAATCCTTCTTTAAAAATCTCTGGGAAGACTTAAAGTATCCGCCGATCCTCAAGATCATGGGAAGAGCGATCACTCTGGAAGGAAGGGAGATCACGAAGCTCCGAAAGGACAAGATGGATCTGTTTATCAATCTTCATATCGAAGAGTTTTCGTTCTTTGATTTTAATAAGTTCAGAGAGATCATCCGCAAAGGAGAAGAGGAGGCGGAGGCGCATTTGGAAGAGATCTACGAACTTTTTTATCCGGGTAAAAAATTCTCAAAGAAGAAACGATAA
- a CDS encoding O-antigen ligase family protein: MPERLRKITLFLFCASIVTIGLSVSLSQGFLVLAFLTSLFSAKTPGFWKEPVILVCLFFFGWYLTDFAIHAFSEQSFRAYAKTAFNAELKDIFLFIGLILAWNLKKAEFPRILKTLNILFWVLLVTGFVSSFSPIRLSRLISDLYRESANWKFTHPMGHLGGISLFLPIGLMNTHLTFGGLLQFFFPVPVFLFLKTFFEKNYKKAALQGLILFIFLYVVFLNNARSSLLGAIFSSLTAFLVLGIIRKELPTSKILIFTAGTLSLLLLLGIGLSVTQAGQKITDPLFGKEKHTDSGRTFIWDSTFPLIEKNPLVGVGPGNYNREIEKSRAEHSERYRELYYFYETTQRGHAHNDYFHLFAVFGLPAIFLFVFLGTSLYHKLIVSRLPYEQILYFFGLSGFFFSGLFQCYFQDDEVVILFWILCGLFLRFSKEESDKTTDVA; this comes from the coding sequence ATGCCCGAACGTCTTAGAAAAATCACTCTTTTTTTATTCTGCGCAAGCATTGTAACAATCGGTCTGTCCGTGTCCCTCAGTCAGGGATTTTTGGTGCTCGCCTTTTTGACGTCCTTGTTTTCTGCGAAAACACCCGGCTTTTGGAAAGAGCCCGTCATACTTGTCTGCCTTTTCTTTTTCGGATGGTATCTTACCGACTTTGCGATTCACGCCTTTTCGGAGCAATCGTTCAGAGCGTACGCCAAAACCGCGTTTAACGCCGAACTCAAAGATATTTTTCTTTTTATCGGTTTGATTCTCGCGTGGAATTTAAAGAAAGCAGAATTCCCCCGCATTCTCAAAACACTCAACATTCTCTTTTGGGTTTTACTGGTAACCGGATTCGTTTCCAGTTTTTCCCCGATTCGACTTTCCCGATTGATCAGCGATCTTTATAGAGAATCTGCAAACTGGAAGTTCACACACCCCATGGGACACCTCGGAGGAATCTCTTTGTTTCTTCCGATCGGTTTGATGAATACCCATCTTACGTTCGGCGGTTTGCTCCAGTTCTTTTTTCCCGTTCCTGTCTTTCTCTTTTTAAAAACCTTTTTCGAAAAGAATTACAAAAAGGCGGCATTGCAGGGACTGATTCTATTCATTTTTTTGTATGTCGTCTTTTTAAACAACGCCCGTTCTTCTCTGTTAGGCGCGATTTTTTCGTCGCTTACGGCCTTTCTCGTTCTGGGGATCATCCGCAAAGAATTGCCGACGTCCAAGATTCTGATCTTTACTGCGGGAACACTCTCGTTGCTTCTCCTTTTAGGAATCGGACTTTCGGTTACGCAGGCGGGTCAGAAGATCACGGATCCTTTGTTCGGAAAGGAGAAACATACCGATTCGGGAAGAACCTTTATATGGGATTCAACCTTCCCTTTGATTGAAAAAAATCCTCTCGTCGGCGTCGGCCCCGGAAATTACAACCGGGAGATCGAAAAATCGAGAGCGGAACATTCCGAACGATATAGAGAACTCTATTACTTTTACGAAACGACACAAAGAGGACATGCGCACAACGATTACTTTCACCTCTTTGCCGTGTTCGGCCTTCCCGCAATCTTTCTTTTCGTTTTCTTAGGAACTTCCTTATATCACAAGTTGATCGTCAGTCGACTTCCCTACGAGCAAATCCTGTATTTTTTCGGGTTATCCGGATTTTTCTTTTCCGGACTCTTTCAGTGTTACTTTCAAGACGACGAAGTCGTAATTCTATTCTGGATCTTATGCGGACTGTTCCTCCGATTTTCCAAAGAAGAATCCGACAAGACGACCGATGTCGCTTAA
- a CDS encoding nucleoside phosphorylase-I family protein — translation MKIDPSKTLICSAISEELDQFAKSEKFQTLLCGIGNLEAALRLQRFLLEHQSKGLALPSQVLFVGSAGVYPWLHPSFWKNRFGFSFQIEHQELGKIERRIRIPEIVPDAYEFPHSFEFPTINEVLISKTNATGSVTIETVSGKALEYLRENDLGFENMECFGLARVCKDFRIPLYSFFALTNTVGPDGSLEWRSNYKRESAKLQEFLLSFLL, via the coding sequence ATGAAGATTGATCCTTCCAAAACGTTGATCTGTTCGGCGATTTCAGAAGAACTCGATCAGTTCGCGAAATCCGAAAAGTTTCAGACTCTTCTCTGCGGTATCGGAAATTTGGAAGCCGCTCTGCGTCTGCAAAGATTTCTTCTCGAACATCAGAGCAAGGGATTGGCCTTACCTTCTCAAGTTTTGTTTGTGGGTTCTGCGGGAGTTTATCCTTGGCTGCATCCGAGTTTTTGGAAGAACCGGTTCGGTTTTTCATTTCAGATCGAACATCAAGAACTCGGTAAAATCGAAAGGAGAATTCGGATTCCTGAAATCGTTCCCGATGCGTATGAGTTCCCACATTCGTTCGAATTTCCGACGATCAACGAGGTTTTGATTTCCAAAACCAACGCTACCGGTTCCGTCACGATCGAAACCGTTTCCGGAAAGGCATTGGAATATCTGCGTGAAAACGACCTCGGATTCGAGAATATGGAGTGTTTCGGTCTTGCAAGAGTTTGTAAGGACTTTCGAATTCCGTTGTATTCATTCTTTGCACTCACGAACACGGTTGGACCGGACGGAAGTTTAGAATGGAGATCGAATTACAAACGAGAATCCGCGAAACTTCAGGAATTTCTTTTATCGTTTCTTCTTTGA
- a CDS encoding DUF4254 domain-containing protein gives MTLKANSVVSVFRQSVVDWHKKEAASPNPFPADSIESILYSKNQIDTIQWHVEDEIRRPDLPDKELVGFKRQIDKLNQERTDLVEILDDRISSQFKNVPKKPGARMNSETPAWLIDRMSILELKIYHMEEQTQRKDVDENHIQTCKRKLDVLLEQRIDLSQCLDELLEDLQSGDKFYKVYRQMKMYNDQSLNPSLYSKKS, from the coding sequence ATGACCTTGAAAGCGAACTCCGTCGTATCCGTTTTTCGCCAATCCGTAGTTGACTGGCACAAAAAAGAAGCCGCTTCGCCCAACCCGTTTCCGGCAGACAGCATCGAATCGATCCTTTATAGCAAAAATCAAATCGATACGATCCAATGGCACGTGGAAGACGAAATTCGCAGACCGGACCTCCCGGACAAGGAATTGGTCGGTTTCAAAAGACAAATCGACAAACTCAATCAGGAACGCACGGACCTCGTGGAAATCCTGGACGATCGCATTTCTTCCCAATTCAAAAACGTCCCTAAAAAACCGGGCGCCCGGATGAATTCCGAGACCCCCGCTTGGTTGATCGATCGGATGAGCATCCTCGAACTCAAAATCTATCACATGGAAGAACAAACCCAGAGAAAGGATGTGGATGAGAATCATATCCAAACCTGCAAACGGAAACTGGACGTTCTTCTCGAACAAAGAATCGATCTTTCCCAATGTTTGGATGAACTACTGGAAGATTTACAGAGCGGGGACAAGTTCTACAAAGTCTACCGTCAGATGAAAATGTACAACGATCAGAGTCTGAACCCTTCCCTGTATTCTAAAAAATCATGA
- a CDS encoding glycosyltransferase, producing MRILYFSDTFLPKVDGVAISMKNFAELLAKRGHTFMICCPRYGEGDFDRIGDSIHIERFRSGYLPSYPDIKVVLPSPSKIKRIIKEFEPDLVHIHTPGLLGLYGINATEKYGIPTIGTYHTLMSEQDMYLSFYRLLKLDKLFLKASKSEKKLKMKDLSKIEKFDKFNIRKKIILKISNNIYERCDLIISPSHLIEKQLREFGLKTKIAVISNGLDLTSFKGTIKQLNAAPKLLHVGRISYEKNCDVILNAFKLIHDEIPDATLTIIGDGPALPSLKVQAQNLGVENAVTFTGFIKREQLPEEYPKYDLFLTASTMETQGLVILESVACGLPAVGVDSFAIPELIHDGKNGYIAKPFDVKGIAEKAVAILKDPELYERFSKESLKISKGHEMNACVDKMEEVYKTVASVKNKKKRNTLINMLFSLPDPLDQFLRYFE from the coding sequence ATGAGAATTCTTTATTTTTCCGATACCTTTCTTCCTAAGGTGGACGGAGTCGCGATTTCCATGAAAAACTTTGCAGAACTTCTGGCAAAGCGGGGACATACGTTCATGATCTGTTGCCCTCGTTACGGAGAAGGCGACTTTGACCGGATCGGAGATTCGATTCACATCGAACGATTCAGAAGCGGTTATCTGCCGAGTTATCCGGACATCAAGGTGGTTCTTCCGTCTCCGAGCAAAATCAAACGAATCATCAAGGAGTTCGAACCCGATCTCGTTCACATTCACACTCCGGGTTTGTTGGGGCTTTACGGAATCAATGCAACCGAGAAATACGGAATTCCCACGATCGGAACGTATCACACGTTGATGTCCGAGCAGGACATGTATCTTTCGTTTTACAGATTGCTAAAACTCGATAAACTTTTTTTAAAAGCGAGCAAATCCGAAAAAAAACTCAAGATGAAGGATTTGAGTAAAATCGAAAAATTCGATAAGTTCAACATCCGCAAAAAAATCATTCTCAAAATTTCAAACAACATTTATGAACGATGCGATCTCATCATTTCTCCTTCTCATCTGATCGAAAAACAGCTCCGCGAGTTCGGTTTAAAAACGAAGATCGCGGTGATTTCGAACGGTTTGGATCTTACGAGTTTTAAAGGAACGATCAAACAATTGAACGCCGCGCCGAAACTTCTTCATGTGGGAAGAATTTCCTACGAGAAGAATTGCGACGTGATTCTCAACGCGTTCAAATTGATTCACGACGAAATTCCCGATGCGACACTCACAATCATCGGAGACGGACCGGCTCTTCCTTCCTTGAAAGTGCAGGCTCAGAATTTGGGAGTGGAAAACGCGGTTACTTTTACGGGCTTTATCAAACGGGAACAACTTCCGGAAGAATATCCGAAATACGATCTGTTCTTGACCGCATCTACGATGGAAACGCAAGGACTTGTCATCTTAGAATCGGTCGCCTGCGGACTTCCCGCGGTCGGAGTGGATTCGTTCGCGATTCCCGAATTGATCCATGACGGAAAGAACGGATACATCGCAAAACCGTTCGACGTAAAAGGAATCGCCGAAAAGGCCGTCGCGATTTTGAAAGATCCGGAATTGTACGAACGTTTTTCCAAAGAATCCCTTAAGATTTCCAAAGGACACGAGATGAACGCCTGTGTGGATAAGATGGAAGAGGTTTATAAAACCGTGGCGAGCGTGAAGAACAAAAAGAAAAGAAACACGTTGATCAATATGCTCTTTTCTCTTCCTGATCCTTTGGATCAATTCTTACGGTATTTCGAATAA
- a CDS encoding LA_2168 family protein yields the protein MIRSFVYSFLLMCFPLFAADQTSGWTSLGWMGWGLGASQKAEIEFGNDGKAGARKEYQEIRMNSSLFHAGADRRMESERIGWKIQADLTVSSESKLNFFAGKNLYGSLKRQNVSLLLGRVQEDRKQSSAFGDWSDGTDGVTVRADFQERGRLRFDGFDFYSGYRLLEKDGWKDSIFDTKGSKFGVDRNAETNTNENSSGALQGKSTTNGSSSNAGSHSGGFRNRYRGGVGYQIDVPFGEIGLAYQYLNLQNWGRFANDLDAENRNVSSGDRDYLTHTAIEWKGQYVWFRWFLSGVLARGQDKTGWNRIRNAAAIPITGEAFFASLGGEWKPWKFEIFGFLPDRDKRQENGEILELGFIGMGSSPSAVFTTVQSLDFYPSAWITERGLEKQFTIQSGKRQSAWTGVRLEYQESCIRFRFYAASYFFLSEDKGNSGALTISRDSFQKKYLREALIQTMFYFPSENWRFVFSFLNLSLGGSWSDPDSAKKEIFFQVSSGVIL from the coding sequence ATGATACGTAGTTTCGTATATTCGTTCCTTCTAATGTGTTTTCCTTTATTCGCGGCCGATCAAACTTCCGGATGGACCTCTTTAGGCTGGATGGGCTGGGGATTGGGGGCGAGTCAAAAAGCGGAAATCGAATTCGGGAACGATGGCAAGGCCGGAGCGCGGAAAGAATATCAAGAAATCCGAATGAATTCTTCTTTGTTTCATGCGGGTGCGGATCGTCGGATGGAATCGGAACGGATCGGCTGGAAAATTCAGGCGGATTTAACGGTTTCTAGCGAATCAAAACTGAACTTCTTCGCGGGGAAGAATCTTTATGGTTCTTTAAAACGTCAGAATGTTTCTCTGTTGCTGGGAAGGGTTCAAGAGGATAGGAAACAATCGTCCGCGTTCGGCGATTGGTCGGACGGAACGGATGGGGTTACGGTTCGAGCCGATTTTCAAGAGCGAGGCAGACTTCGTTTCGACGGTTTCGATTTTTATTCCGGCTATCGATTGTTGGAAAAGGACGGATGGAAGGATTCGATTTTCGATACGAAAGGATCGAAGTTCGGCGTCGATCGGAATGCCGAAACAAATACAAATGAAAATTCATCCGGCGCTCTGCAAGGAAAAAGCACAACAAACGGTTCTTCTTCAAACGCCGGTTCGCATTCCGGTGGATTCAGAAATCGTTATAGAGGCGGGGTCGGGTATCAAATCGATGTTCCCTTTGGGGAAATCGGTTTGGCGTATCAATATCTCAATCTTCAAAACTGGGGAAGGTTTGCGAACGATTTGGATGCGGAGAATCGAAACGTTTCTTCCGGCGACCGCGATTATTTAACTCATACCGCGATCGAATGGAAAGGTCAATATGTTTGGTTTCGATGGTTCCTTTCCGGTGTTTTGGCGCGGGGTCAGGATAAGACCGGCTGGAATCGGATTCGAAATGCGGCTGCGATTCCGATTACGGGAGAAGCTTTCTTTGCGTCCTTGGGAGGAGAATGGAAGCCTTGGAAGTTCGAAATTTTCGGGTTTCTTCCCGATCGGGACAAACGACAGGAGAACGGAGAAATTTTGGAACTCGGTTTTATCGGAATGGGTTCTTCGCCTTCCGCCGTGTTTACCACCGTTCAAAGTTTGGATTTTTATCCGTCCGCGTGGATTACTGAACGGGGTTTGGAAAAACAATTCACGATTCAAAGCGGAAAACGTCAGTCGGCCTGGACAGGAGTTCGATTGGAATATCAGGAATCCTGCATTCGATTTCGATTCTATGCAGCATCCTATTTTTTCCTGTCCGAAGACAAAGGAAATTCGGGGGCTCTTACGATCTCTCGGGATTCTTTTCAGAAGAAGTATTTACGCGAGGCTTTGATTCAAACGATGTTTTATTTTCCTTCGGAGAATTGGCGGTTTGTATTCAGTTTTTTGAATCTATCCTTGGGCGGCTCCTGGAGCGATCCCGATTCCGCAAAAAAAGAAATCTTCTTTCAGGTCAGTTCGGGAGTCATTCTATGA